The sequence ttttttaaaaattaaatatgaaaaaccagaaaagtcAATAAACAGGTGCAGGCTAGTATCCCAAATTTTAAATCTGGATGTTTTGCAAACTGTCCTATACCCACTGGTTGGGATTGACTTTGCTTAAAAATGCAATTCTTCAGTAATCGTAGTTACTTTGTACATGCATTATGACCAAAGAACAATGTGTATCTTCATTCTTGGTCATATGAAAAGGATATAATACCTGGTTATGGCATTACCTTTAATATATTACCTTGTTCTAGTATTTCCCTGTAATATGTTCCCTTTTATGGTTTCTTAGACTAGACTTTGAGTAGGATAAATCTCCTTTCTGTTTCATGCTTGTCAGTCTCATGATTCCCAAATGTTATTCAATTTATAGTTCAAACCTGTGAGCATTTATATTTGAGAAGTCACCAAGTATGCTTTCTAGCAAATAAATCAATGTAGGTGATGTGAATAGCAGGTACAGGAAAATATGTGCTTGATTTAATCCTACCTCTGTTCTGTTCCTGTTTGTAGTTACACTAAGGGTGTGGACATGTGGAGCATTGGCTGTATTCTGggagagatgctgctgggaaaGCCTCTTTTTCCTGGAACATCAACGATGAACCAAATAGAGAAGATCCTGAGGGttatccctgctccatcccctgaAGGTAGGACCCTGCTGTGTGGAAAAGTTCTAGAGAAGGGGATCAGTGGAAGAAAGCAGCATGGCTGGGTCAGGGAAGAAGGTATCTCATTCATTCTGGTACCTTTCTGAAGTGGGAAGCATTCCAAAGGAATGAAAATCCTCATCTTGAATGTTAGTGttagagaaaaatcagaaattcagATATCGTAGAATAATAAGGAATAATaaggaataaataataaataataataaggAATAAATAAGGAATTCAGATATCTTCTGCATCTGTTGCTATGAGAATACATGTTTACGAAGCGTATGATTAACAAATAGGAATTAAAAAATCAGCTTAGAAAATTTGTAAATAATTATTCCATTCCCCTTCCACAGATCTCCGACCGAGTTATATGTGAATAATTTCCTATGTTAATATCAAATACTGGCTTTCCTTCATAAACTGTGTGGCTCTGCTAATCCTCATCTTGGCAGTAACAGCATCTTTTTATTCTTGCAGATATTTTGGCTCTGCAGTCAGAGTACAAGGCCTCAGTTATTAACCACATGAGTTCCCGGTAAGCCTGAGGGGTTCTGTGTCTCAGAGCATCTAATGTTGAACCCTGGAGTCATGGAACCACAGAACcatttgggtgggaagggacctcaaagctcatctcattccaccccctgacatgcacagggacacctttcaccaGACCAGgcttctccaagccccatccagcctggccttccagggatggggcagccacaacttctccaGGAAATCATTTTGATCCCTCAGTACCCTCACAAGCAATAATTCCTTCCCAGTACCCCATCCATCTCTGCCCTTTGGCAGTGGGAGGCCCTTCCCACTTGTGCTGTCACTCCACACctttgtccaaagtccctctccagctgcctTTGAGCTTCTTACGGCTCTGGAAGAGGCTCTTAAGTTGTCtccttaaataaaaaatatttaaaatatgagtAAGATTTGGTgcttaaaactgattttttttcaagatacTTTCTTCATTATGTTCACAATTGTATTTAGGatttcaaaatgcaaaaccagatttttaaatttcattttctctggaaattacAGAGAAGTATGTTTCTATAATCTCAGGTCTAGATTTGTGGGATCATGGAGCTGGGAAgtgatgagctttaaggtccctttctggccaaaccattctaggattcaGTGATTATGACACACTTTGTGAGTGAATTCGTGCCTGCTGTCACCTTGATGTGATCCTGGAACTGTCACTCCTGCCTTCACTGGGAATTAGACACTGAGAgcttgtataatttttttctgacttctAGGCAGCGAGTAGCATTTGAGGAGATTTTCCCATCCTCCACTCCACTGCCTGCCTTGGATCTGCTGAAGAAACTTCTGGTCTTTAACCCTGACAAACGGCTCACAGCAGAGCAGGCTCTGCAGCATCCCTATGTGAGCAGGTGAGAGTGACACCAGTGGGCAGCTGCCTCTGATGTTTTCTGAGACATTAAAAACCTGCTCTTAGCACAAATTTTCTTCAAATGCATTACAGAAAAAGCGGCAAAGctaattctttattttctccaaTACTATTTACACAAGATTGTCTAACAATcctgtttaaattttaataatctGTTTCCAGTCAGTGAATTACATGATGTGTTCTCATTTCCTTAGGTTCCACTGTCCTTCCAGGGAGCCCTCTTTGGACTTTGATGTGATCCTTCCTTTGGGTGATGATGTCCAGCTGTCTGTGGcagaatatagaaataaattatatgAGGTACTTTCATCCTATTTTCCCAACTCCTAATCCTTCAGGTAACCTGCCATTCTTGCACATACTTAACAAATTCTGTCATTGTCTTGTCTTTGTATTCCCCTGGGCTTTCCATACCTGCTGGCACCATTACACCTGGGTGTTTGATCAGTTCCATACTGTCCTAATCTTTGAGAGACCTTTGCATGTAAAATTCCCACAGGGCaaagaaaaatctctgaaaCATGATGTCTGAGAAAGAtgcacagaatggtttgtgttgaaaggtactttaaagatcatctagttccaaaaTTATACTTGTTACTTactctgtaaaataaaattgcagATATTTTTAAGTATTCCTCTGTGTtttgatgttttatttttctgctgtattGTGGTGTTAAGTCTAAATAGCTTTTCTGTTCTGCAGATGATCCTTGAAAAGAAGTCAAAGAGCTTTCCAAAGGAGCAAGGGCAGGGAGAAAATACTCAGCTGATCCAGTCTGAGTCCAGCACACTTCTGCCAGGTTTCAGCTCAGTGGCTGTACCCACCAGGAAAGGCCAGGAAGACCCAACACCCCCTCTGCTAAACCCTTCACATGTGCATCCTGGAGTCACAGCTGGGGTCCAGGCAGCAGGGTCCAGCCAGAGCAAGGATCAGGCCAGAGCTGTCTATCAGAGATCACAGATGGGTGTGATGGTATACAACCCCATCACACACACCACTGTGCAGAGTGGGTACCACCCTCCTACACCAGGTGTAACCCACCTTGGGGTGTTGGTGTGGGGAGCAGTGAATGAGTGCTGTAAAAGAAATGAAGGGAATCTGCATGGTAAAATGAGGGGCTGGAAGTGTGGGAGGGAAATGACATAAGAACAAAACACTGTTGAATGAGTGTCGAGTGTGGGACTGTCCCTGCCTCAGTCAATGTCTTCTGTGTTCTTCTGATTTTCCTGCTTTCTCTcatgtttttccttctgcaggaaATGCAAATCCTGGTGCTGGGATCAGGAACTGTTCTGCACCACCTCAACAGTCCAGAATCTCCAACAATGAGAAACTGGGGAGACAAATCACATGGCCAATCACTCGTCTCTCTCCTACAGGTGTGCAGAACCTTTACAATGTGAGTAGCTTAATTTCTAGCCCTTATCTGTGGTAACCTGGGTCACAGCAACTCCCTGCAGTGCTCcaggcagagtggctggaaagctggaAAAGGTCACCCACTGGTGCTGATGCGAGCAGATGAACATGAGCCTAGGGGTgccaaggtgggcaagaggccAGTGGCACCTGGCTTGTAGCAGCCACGGAGTGGCCAGACACCCAGGGCAGTACCTCTCCCCTATGCTAGACACTGCTGAGGGACCTCCAGTCCTGGGGGCAAGTTTGGGATCTTCACAACAGGAAAGGAGGGCCCcattgaggggctggaatgtgtccagagaagggaacagagctgggggagggtctggagcagcagcagcagctgtagagaggaggcagcacaggaaggaccttctcactctctgcagctccctgacaGGAGAGTGCAGCCAGGGGGGGGATCAGGATCTGTTCCCAGGAGACAAGTGACAGAATGAAACGGCCTCAAGTGCTTCCAGGAGAGGTTGAGGTTGGATattggaaaaatctctcctgcaaaaggctgtgcagctctggaacagactgccccagggcagggggaagtccccatccctggggggaTTTAACAGCCACGTGGacgtggcacctggggacaggggtcagtggtggccttggcagtgctggggagctgctggactccacagcctcagagggcttttccaccTAAGTGATTCTCTGATTTCATGATTCTGTGGATCTAATGGGTTGCTGTTGCTGAGCTGTGAGGGTGTCAGTCCTGTCCTCTCTgcttctccctcttccctgaTTTTGGCCATGcttccttggaaaaatccttcccCTCACTGGGTTCTTTAAtgacctcctgctcctgcttttttccttcctgagctGGCTGTCTGCTGCCTGGTGACTGCTGGCACCTGCAGAGCTGATGGAGGAAGCTTATGACAGAGGAAGAGTGTGGAAGGAGGCAGcacagattcacagaatcacagactgcttgggttggaagggacctaaaaaCTCATCTCGTtccacccctctgccatggttagggacaccttccagtagTCCAGGTTATCAGAAACCTTCAAGCATTTCTAGTAGTACACTTGTAGCCCTCCTTTCAGCCCCTCTGATTTGGAATCCCTTCCAAAATGTTTTGAGAGAAAGAGAAGCCATTAATTCTCCAAGATAGGATTGTGGAGCTTGCTGCACATGTAGGTTTACACATGACCAATGCATTTGGAAGGATCTGTAGAGAATTGTGACCAATTTTCTATGACAAGAAGAgcagaagagggaaaagatcAGCCTACACGTGCCCTGagtttgtgtttgtttcctGAGAGGATAATGCTGACCAAAGACAAACCTGTGTCCTGTTTGCATTCCAGAAAGCTAATTTCAGCTTATTAACTTTTCCtggcttttctttctcacacagaatcccagaaacACTCAGTGTCACAGCAAAGATGTTCGTACCCTTCTGAAGCCCAGTAAAAAGATGTTCCAGATCACTGCAAACGTGGGAGCTGCGGGTGATCCAAGGGCATCCATGGGCAGCTACTCTCAGGCCTATGGAACCATCAGTAAATCTGCACTGCAGAGCCTTCCAATAGCAAAGGTCCCCAAAAGCCCTGAGCAGTGACAGTGGAGATGTTGCAGACAGGTGAAGTACAGCTTATCCCTCAGCCTTTGACTGAGCAAGGGCACCAGGGGAGAGCAAACTATGAGGAAATGCTTTATTCACTGCTTAGGACAATGTCCTCCTCTCCTCTGGACGAGCTCATAGGAAAGAGAATCCCACTCCTCTGCCTTCCAGTCTCAGCAGGCAAGGATACAGCAGGCATAGACACAACACACACTTTGTTTGAATTACTgcaaaaaacacagaaaactgcATTATTCTGATACTTGAGTGAGTTTTAGACATATTTGGGGTCCAGGGGAACCTCCTGAATTCAACAAAGCCAAGCACAAGACCAAGGAAATGCTCTGAAGGCTTGAGTCCTTCTGCTCTGGAGATAGGCTGGGAGAACTGGAagtgtccagcctggaggagagaaggTTCCAGGAAGatctcagagccccttccaatgCCTAAAGggactccaggagagctggagggaGACTTTGGACatgggcctggagtgacaggacaaggggaacggcttcccactgccagagggcagggatggatgcgGTGTTGGGAAGacatccttccctgtgagggtggggaggccctggcacagggtgcccagaggagctgtggctgccccgtccctggcagtgtccaaggccaggctggacggggcctggag comes from Lonchura striata isolate bLonStr1 chromosome 1, bLonStr1.mat, whole genome shotgun sequence and encodes:
- the MAPK15 gene encoding mitogen-activated protein kinase 15 isoform X2, whose translation is MSPPEVEPLVCRKYEIKRRLGKGAYGIVWRATDRQTGETVAVKKIFDAFRNRTDAQRTFREIMFLQEFGEHPNIIKLLDVIQAENDKDIYLIFESMETDLHAVIKKGNLLKDIHKCYILYQLLKATKFIHSGNVIHRDQKPSNVLLDAQCRVKLCDFGLARSLCQRGEPQPSPALTEYVATRWYRAPEILLASRRYTKGVDMWSIGCILGEMLLGKPLFPGTSTMNQIEKILRVIPAPSPEDILALQSEYKASVINHMSSRQRVAFEEIFPSSTPLPALDLLKKLLVFNPDKRLTAEQALQHPYVSRFHCPSREPSLDFDVILPLGDDVQLSVAEYRNKLYEMILEKKSKSFPKEQGQGENTQLIQSESSTLLPGFSSVAVPTRKGQEDPTPPLLNPSHVHPGVTAGVQAAGSSQSKDQARAVYQRSQMGVMVYNPITHTTVQRNANPGAGIRNCSAPPQQSRISNNEKLGRQITWPITRLSPTGVQNLYNE
- the MAPK15 gene encoding mitogen-activated protein kinase 15 isoform X1, producing the protein MSPPEVEPLVCRKYEIKRRLGKGAYGIVWRATDRQTGETVAVKKIFDAFRNRTDAQRTFREIMFLQEFGEHPNIIKLLDVIQAENDKDIYLIFESMETDLHAVIKKGNLLKDIHKCYILYQLLKATKFIHSGNVIHRDQKPSNVLLDAQCRVKLCDFGLARSLCQRGEPQPSPALTEYVATRWYRAPEILLASRRYTKGVDMWSIGCILGEMLLGKPLFPGTSTMNQIEKILRVIPAPSPEDILALQSEYKASVINHMSSRQRVAFEEIFPSSTPLPALDLLKKLLVFNPDKRLTAEQALQHPYVSRFHCPSREPSLDFDVILPLGDDVQLSVAEYRNKLYEMILEKKSKSFPKEQGQGENTQLIQSESSTLLPGFSSVAVPTRKGQEDPTPPLLNPSHVHPGVTAGVQAAGSSQSKDQARAVYQRSQMGVMVYNPITHTTVQRNANPGAGIRNCSAPPQQSRISNNEKLGRQITWPITRLSPTGVQNLYNNPRNTQCHSKDVRTLLKPSKKMFQITANVGAAGDPRASMGSYSQAYGTISKSALQSLPIAKVPKSPEQ